In Ochrobactrum vermis, the following proteins share a genomic window:
- the rpsA gene encoding 30S ribosomal protein S1 encodes MSEFNPSLADFESLLAESFATNDLAEGYVVKGRIVAIEKDMAIIDAGLKVEGRVPLKEFGAKGKDGTLKPGDEVEVYVERIENALGEAVLSREKARREESWVKLEQKFANGERVDGVIFNQVKGGFTVDLDGAVAFLPRSQVDIRPIRDVTPLMHVPQPFEILKMDKRRGNIVVSRRTVLEESRAEQRSEIVQNLEEGQVVEGVVKNITDYGAFVDLGGIDGLLHVTDMAWRRVNHPSEILTIGQTVKVQIIRINQETHRISLGMKQLESDPWDGIGAKYPIGKKITGTVTNITDYGAFVEIEPGIEGLIHVSEMSWTKKNVHPGKILSTTQEVEVVVLEVDPVKRRISLGLKQTLDNPWTTFAQKYPVGTVVEGEVKNKTEFGLFIGLDGDVDGMVHLSDLDWNRPGEQVIEEYNKGEVVKAVVLDVDIDKERISLGIKQLSGDKVGEAAASGELRKNAVVTCEVTAITDGGLEVRLVDHDLDSFIKRSDLSRDRDEQRPERFTVGQKVDARVIAFDKKTRKLQVSIKALEIAEEKEAVAQYGSSDSGASLGDILAAAMKKSEKN; translated from the coding sequence ATGTCAGAATTCAATCCATCCCTCGCAGACTTCGAATCGCTGCTGGCGGAATCCTTTGCAACGAACGACCTTGCTGAAGGTTATGTCGTCAAGGGCCGCATCGTAGCCATTGAAAAGGACATGGCGATCATCGACGCCGGTCTGAAGGTCGAAGGCCGCGTGCCGCTGAAGGAATTCGGCGCAAAGGGCAAAGACGGCACGCTGAAGCCGGGCGACGAAGTGGAAGTTTACGTCGAGCGTATCGAAAACGCTCTGGGCGAAGCTGTCCTGTCGCGCGAAAAAGCACGCCGTGAAGAAAGCTGGGTCAAGCTCGAGCAGAAGTTCGCCAATGGCGAGCGCGTCGATGGCGTCATCTTCAATCAGGTCAAGGGTGGTTTCACCGTCGATCTCGACGGCGCCGTTGCCTTCCTGCCGCGTTCGCAGGTCGACATCCGTCCGATCCGCGACGTCACCCCGCTCATGCACGTCCCGCAGCCGTTCGAAATCCTCAAGATGGACAAGCGCCGCGGCAACATCGTTGTCTCGCGTCGTACCGTTCTCGAAGAGAGCCGTGCAGAACAGCGTTCGGAAATCGTCCAGAACCTTGAAGAAGGTCAGGTTGTTGAAGGCGTCGTCAAGAACATCACCGATTACGGTGCGTTCGTTGACCTCGGCGGCATCGACGGTCTCCTGCACGTGACCGACATGGCATGGCGCCGCGTCAACCATCCGTCGGAAATCCTCACCATCGGCCAGACGGTCAAGGTGCAGATCATCCGCATCAACCAGGAAACCCATCGTATCTCGCTCGGCATGAAGCAGCTCGAGAGCGATCCTTGGGATGGTATCGGCGCGAAGTACCCGATCGGCAAAAAGATCACCGGCACCGTCACGAACATCACCGACTACGGTGCGTTCGTCGAAATCGAGCCGGGCATCGAAGGCCTCATCCACGTTTCCGAAATGTCGTGGACCAAGAAGAATGTCCATCCGGGCAAGATTCTCTCCACCACGCAGGAAGTCGAAGTCGTTGTGCTCGAAGTTGATCCGGTCAAGCGCCGCATCTCGCTCGGCCTCAAGCAGACCCTCGACAATCCGTGGACGACCTTTGCCCAGAAGTACCCTGTCGGTACCGTTGTTGAAGGCGAAGTCAAGAACAAGACCGAATTCGGCCTGTTCATCGGCCTCGACGGCGACGTTGACGGCATGGTTCACCTCTCCGACCTCGACTGGAACCGTCCGGGCGAACAGGTCATCGAAGAGTACAACAAGGGTGAAGTCGTCAAGGCTGTCGTTCTCGATGTCGACATCGACAAGGAACGCATCTCGCTCGGCATCAAGCAGCTTTCCGGCGACAAGGTCGGCGAAGCAGCAGCTTCGGGTGAACTGCGCAAGAACGCCGTTGTAACCTGTGAAGTCACAGCAATTACCGACGGCGGCCTTGAAGTTCGTCTGGTCGATCACGACCTCGACAGCTTCATCAAGCGCTCCGATCTGTCGCGTGACCGCGATGAACAGCGTCCAGAACGCTTCACCGTTGGTCAGAAGGTTGACGCTCGCGTCATCGCCTTCGACAAGAAGACCCGCAAGCTGCAGGTCTCGATCAAGGCTCTTGAAATCGCTGAAGAAAAAGAAGCAGTTGCTCAGTACGGTTCGTCCGACTCGGGCGCTTCGCTCGGCGACATTCTTGCTGCAGCCATGAAGAAGTCGGAAAAGAACTAA
- a CDS encoding DNA polymerase III subunit gamma/tau has translation MDTKSADGAYRVLARKYRPQNFNDLIGQEPMVRTLKNAFETGRIAQAWMLTGVRGVGKTTTARILARALNYKTDTVDQPTIDLSEPGENCQAIMEGRHVDVIEMDAASHTGIDDIREIIEQVRYRPVSARYKVYIIDEVHMLSNQAFNGLLKTLEEPPPHVKFIFATTEIRKVPITVLSRCQRFDLRRIESGTLAQHLRRIAEAEQIAVDDTSLAMIARAGEGSARDSLSIFDQAIAHGAGTVTAEAVRSMLGLADRARIIDLFEMLMRGDVAGALTEFRAQYDVGADPSVVLTDLADFNHLVTRLRFTPDVAEDVSLSEDERVRGREFAQKLSVRVLSRTWQMLLKGITEVDTATRPVQAAEMLLIRLAHAADLPTLDEAIRGLDNGSVSAPRQQPGNPRSNGGGGAPEARFATDAVGSSSMVPASGGPATAMRIVETPPQPVQPSAAPQQFVENTPQPSVPVNSLHDVVAMADKHRDMQFKILVKSCVRLASIAPGRLEIGLTDDAPKSLPSDISQRLLNWTGIRWVVTVARDVAGQTISEAETERRDNLVTDARADPDVAAILAAFPGAKITDVRIAVPEQNDDEDIDLDAVVETPGAPSEDD, from the coding sequence ATGGACACAAAATCCGCCGATGGCGCCTATCGCGTTCTCGCCCGCAAATATCGCCCCCAGAATTTCAACGACCTTATCGGCCAGGAGCCGATGGTTCGCACGCTCAAGAACGCGTTCGAGACGGGCCGTATCGCGCAGGCCTGGATGCTCACCGGCGTTCGCGGGGTGGGCAAAACCACCACGGCGCGCATTCTGGCGCGCGCGCTCAATTACAAGACCGATACCGTCGATCAGCCGACTATCGACCTCTCCGAGCCGGGCGAAAACTGTCAGGCGATCATGGAAGGCCGTCATGTCGACGTGATCGAGATGGATGCCGCCTCGCATACCGGCATCGACGATATCCGCGAGATCATCGAACAGGTCCGCTATCGTCCGGTTTCGGCGCGCTACAAGGTCTACATCATTGACGAAGTGCACATGCTCTCCAATCAGGCCTTCAACGGCTTGTTGAAGACGCTGGAAGAGCCGCCGCCGCACGTCAAATTCATCTTTGCGACCACCGAAATCCGCAAAGTGCCGATCACGGTTCTGTCGCGCTGCCAGCGCTTTGACCTGCGCCGCATCGAATCGGGCACGCTGGCACAGCATCTGCGTCGAATCGCGGAGGCAGAACAGATCGCCGTGGACGACACGTCGCTGGCCATGATTGCACGCGCAGGCGAAGGCTCGGCACGTGATTCGCTGTCGATCTTCGATCAGGCGATTGCGCATGGTGCTGGCACCGTCACGGCGGAGGCTGTACGCTCCATGCTGGGCCTTGCCGACCGCGCCCGTATCATCGACCTGTTCGAGATGCTGATGCGCGGCGATGTGGCTGGCGCTCTCACCGAATTTCGTGCGCAGTATGATGTTGGCGCCGATCCGTCGGTCGTGCTGACCGATCTTGCCGATTTCAACCATCTGGTGACCCGTCTGCGTTTCACGCCGGATGTGGCCGAAGACGTGTCGCTGTCGGAAGACGAACGCGTGCGCGGGCGCGAGTTCGCGCAGAAACTTTCCGTCCGCGTGCTGTCGCGCACCTGGCAGATGCTGCTCAAGGGCATCACGGAAGTCGATACCGCAACGAGGCCGGTTCAGGCTGCAGAAATGCTTTTGATCCGGCTTGCCCATGCTGCCGATCTGCCAACGCTGGACGAGGCGATCCGCGGCCTCGACAATGGTTCGGTCTCGGCACCGCGCCAGCAGCCGGGCAATCCGCGGTCGAATGGCGGTGGCGGTGCGCCGGAAGCGCGTTTTGCCACTGATGCGGTCGGTTCGTCGTCGATGGTACCTGCCTCCGGTGGGCCGGCGACAGCCATGCGCATCGTGGAAACGCCGCCGCAACCGGTTCAGCCGTCGGCCGCACCGCAGCAATTTGTCGAAAATACGCCGCAGCCTTCCGTGCCGGTCAACAGCCTGCACGATGTTGTCGCAATGGCCGACAAGCATCGCGACATGCAGTTCAAGATTTTGGTCAAGAGCTGTGTGCGCCTCGCATCCATTGCACCCGGACGGCTGGAAATCGGCTTGACCGACGATGCACCGAAATCGCTACCGAGCGACATTTCGCAACGCCTCCTGAACTGGACCGGCATTCGCTGGGTGGTGACCGTCGCGCGTGACGTGGCAGGGCAGACCATTTCGGAGGCGGAAACCGAACGTCGCGACAATCTGGTGACCGACGCCCGTGCCGATCCCGATGTTGCCGCTATTCTCGCGGCCTTTCCGGGCGCAAAGATCACCGACGTGCGCATTGCCGTGCCGGAACAGAATGACGACGAGGACATTGACCTCGATGCCGTGGTGGAAACACCCGGTGCCCCGTCTGAAGACGATTGA
- a CDS encoding LysR family transcriptional regulator, translated as MTLEQLRIFIEVAEREHLTRASEALHLTPSAVSSAIRTMEDRYGATLFNRIGRRIELTGDGRMFLDEARATLARARSAERMLSELGGGKRGILAIHASQTIASYWLPPFLARFHAAFPLIDVRLTLGNTESVTEATQEGVADIGLVEGAVQAPSLSISKVASDQLILVARPDHDWGTGGKLSWDRLFEGKWILREQGSGTRSVFEDAMRASGYNPARLHVALELPSNEAICSAVRSGDYVTAVSELVAAPHLAAGTLVKADFALPQRQFLMLQHNDRYRTKALQSFASLLSGEDQRI; from the coding sequence ATGACGCTGGAACAGTTACGAATTTTCATTGAAGTCGCCGAGCGCGAACACCTGACGCGCGCTTCCGAAGCCTTGCATCTCACCCCGTCTGCGGTCAGTTCGGCCATCCGCACGATGGAAGACCGCTACGGAGCGACACTCTTCAACCGCATCGGGCGCCGGATAGAGCTGACCGGTGACGGGCGCATGTTTCTGGATGAGGCGCGCGCCACACTTGCACGCGCCCGTTCCGCTGAGCGCATGCTGTCCGAGCTTGGCGGTGGCAAGCGTGGTATCCTCGCCATTCATGCCAGCCAGACCATCGCCAGCTACTGGCTGCCGCCTTTTCTGGCACGCTTTCATGCCGCCTTTCCCCTGATCGATGTGCGGCTGACGCTTGGTAATACCGAAAGCGTCACCGAGGCGACACAGGAAGGTGTCGCCGATATCGGCCTTGTGGAAGGCGCTGTGCAGGCGCCATCATTATCGATCAGCAAGGTTGCAAGCGACCAGCTTATTCTGGTGGCACGCCCCGATCATGACTGGGGTACGGGCGGAAAACTGTCATGGGACCGATTGTTCGAAGGAAAATGGATCCTCCGCGAACAGGGATCAGGCACACGCAGCGTTTTCGAGGATGCCATGCGCGCTTCCGGCTATAATCCGGCGCGACTGCATGTAGCGCTGGAACTGCCATCGAACGAAGCCATCTGCTCGGCAGTGCGCTCCGGTGATTATGTTACGGCCGTCTCGGAACTCGTCGCGGCTCCGCATCTTGCCGCAGGAACGCTGGTGAAGGCCGATTTTGCACTCCCGCAACGCCAGTTTCTGATGTTGCAGCACAACGACCGTTACAGAACGAAGGCTCTCCAGTCTTTCGCAAGCCTGCTAAGCGGCGAGGATCAGCGTATCTGA
- the nudC gene encoding NAD(+) diphosphatase, producing the protein MAFRLYDLPEIEPSRLVGFAGNRIDRQSEKRQDDSAFTALELPETRIMLLGGNRLLLDYADEKAPRALFRLGEAKAFAPDLSEPILLGLQDGVPLVALTTPLDPETMEAPFRLQDYRSLYTEGLVSADLLGALAQAAALTAWHTNHRFCGRCGTKTEMRAGGAKRQCPNCSAEHFPRTDPVAIMLPVRGEKCILARSPHFAPGSYSCLAGFIEHGETIEAAVRRESVEEMGLAIGRVAYHASQPWPFPYSLMIGCHAEVLSDDFTIDRSELEDGRWFSKAEVRTMLDGTHENGLRVPPSGAIANHLIKTWAEN; encoded by the coding sequence ATGGCTTTCCGCCTCTACGATCTGCCGGAAATCGAACCGAGCCGACTTGTCGGATTTGCCGGCAATCGAATCGACCGCCAATCCGAAAAGCGGCAGGATGATTCTGCCTTCACGGCACTGGAACTTCCCGAAACGCGAATCATGCTTTTGGGCGGCAACAGGCTTCTTCTCGACTATGCCGATGAGAAGGCCCCGCGTGCATTGTTCCGCCTTGGCGAGGCGAAGGCGTTCGCGCCCGATCTCAGTGAACCCATTCTGCTGGGACTTCAGGACGGCGTGCCGCTTGTCGCGTTGACGACACCGCTTGACCCCGAAACGATGGAGGCGCCTTTCCGCCTGCAGGATTATCGCAGCCTCTATACGGAAGGGCTGGTATCCGCCGATCTGCTCGGCGCGCTGGCACAGGCCGCAGCGCTGACCGCATGGCATACAAATCACCGTTTCTGTGGACGCTGCGGCACGAAAACCGAAATGCGTGCCGGTGGTGCCAAGCGGCAATGCCCGAACTGTAGTGCCGAGCATTTCCCGCGCACCGATCCGGTGGCAATCATGCTGCCGGTGCGTGGCGAAAAATGCATTCTGGCCCGCAGCCCGCATTTCGCGCCGGGTTCCTATTCCTGCCTTGCAGGCTTCATTGAGCACGGCGAAACAATCGAGGCCGCTGTGCGCCGCGAAAGTGTCGAGGAAATGGGGCTGGCAATCGGCCGCGTTGCCTATCATGCGAGCCAGCCCTGGCCTTTTCCCTATTCGCTGATGATCGGCTGTCATGCCGAGGTGCTCAGCGACGACTTCACCATCGACCGCTCGGAACTCGAAGACGGGCGCTGGTTCTCGAAAGCCGAAGTGCGCACAATGCTGGACGGCACACATGAAAACGGGTTGCGGGTGCCGCCATCCGGCGCCATCGCAAACCATCTCATAAAGACCTGGGCGGAAAACTGA
- a CDS encoding YfdX family protein produces the protein MISRTTSLTAMLLSTALLSASFAASSFADDAAKPKAAAAQGMKVAQQDAIKKLDAISGDGLAAVRGITLARLAIFQGTPDQAKVILTTVKDDLDKALKDTPSLLDKMKAAGASADEIAEVQSGTLPVDMEVGVVDDYKLTPEKAAHLKKANDHIQHGRKKEAQEELKLADVDLVITETTANLPAIDKDVDLALEQLGDAKYYDANLTLIKAERMVTIRSNMSMDDTKDAGKTAAPADAKSADTAKKS, from the coding sequence ATGATTTCCAGAACCACTTCCTTGACTGCAATGCTGCTTTCAACCGCACTGCTCAGCGCTTCCTTTGCAGCGTCGAGCTTTGCCGACGATGCGGCAAAGCCGAAAGCCGCTGCAGCACAGGGCATGAAAGTTGCCCAGCAGGACGCCATCAAGAAGCTGGATGCGATTTCCGGCGACGGCCTGGCAGCAGTGCGTGGCATCACACTGGCGAGACTGGCCATTTTTCAGGGAACGCCCGACCAGGCAAAGGTCATCCTGACGACCGTCAAGGACGACCTGGACAAGGCACTGAAAGACACCCCTTCATTGCTCGACAAGATGAAAGCGGCTGGCGCTTCAGCCGATGAAATCGCCGAGGTTCAATCAGGCACATTGCCGGTCGATATGGAAGTCGGCGTCGTCGACGATTACAAGCTGACGCCGGAAAAGGCGGCACATCTCAAAAAGGCCAATGACCATATCCAGCACGGGCGCAAGAAAGAGGCCCAGGAAGAACTGAAGCTCGCGGATGTCGATCTGGTAATAACCGAAACGACGGCTAATCTGCCCGCCATCGACAAGGATGTCGATCTGGCCCTGGAGCAGCTCGGCGATGCCAAATATTACGATGCCAACCTGACCCTCATCAAGGCGGAACGCATGGTGACAATCCGCTCCAATATGTCGATGGACGACACCAAGGACGCGGGCAAAACAGCTGCCCCAGCCGACGCAAAGTCTGCTGATACTGCCAAGAAAAGCTGA
- a CDS encoding HIT domain-containing protein, whose amino-acid sequence MEQFELDKRLNADTFSVAKLGLCELRLMNDRRWPWLIMVPRRSGLTEIHDMTPLDQTMLTFETGIVAQALKTVTGCEKINTGALGNIVRQLHLHVIARNEGDAGWPGPVWGFGTRETYDDKVAHQLIADIRAAL is encoded by the coding sequence ATGGAACAGTTTGAACTCGATAAGCGACTCAATGCCGACACTTTTTCTGTCGCCAAGCTCGGCCTTTGCGAGCTGCGACTGATGAATGACCGGCGCTGGCCGTGGCTGATCATGGTGCCGCGCCGTTCAGGCCTCACCGAAATTCACGACATGACGCCACTCGACCAGACCATGCTGACCTTCGAGACCGGCATCGTGGCGCAGGCACTCAAGACTGTGACGGGTTGCGAGAAGATCAATACAGGCGCGCTCGGCAATATCGTGCGGCAGCTCCATCTGCATGTGATCGCCCGCAATGAGGGTGATGCGGGCTGGCCCGGCCCTGTCTGGGGTTTCGGCACCCGCGAGACCTATGATGACAAGGTCGCCCACCAACTGATCGCCGACATTCGCGCGGCTTTATAA
- the recR gene encoding recombination mediator RecR, with protein sequence MSKRIAGPEIERLIQLLARVPGLGPRSARRAALHLIKKKEALLVPLGGAMQEAAEKVRICSCCGNVDTSDPCTICTDERRDPTTLIVVEDVSDLWALERAGTMNVRYHVLGGRLSPLDGIGPDDLNIKGLVERVATGEIREVILAVNATVEGQTTAHYITDQLTSFDIRVTRLAHGVPVGGELDYLDEGTLAAALRARTTL encoded by the coding sequence ATGTCCAAACGAATAGCCGGTCCTGAAATCGAACGTCTTATCCAGCTTCTGGCCCGCGTGCCGGGGCTTGGACCGCGTTCGGCCCGTCGTGCAGCGCTTCATCTCATCAAGAAGAAGGAAGCGCTTCTGGTGCCGCTCGGCGGCGCGATGCAGGAGGCTGCCGAAAAGGTGCGCATCTGTTCATGCTGCGGCAATGTCGATACGTCCGATCCGTGCACGATCTGCACCGATGAGCGCCGCGATCCGACGACCCTTATCGTGGTGGAAGATGTTTCCGATCTCTGGGCGCTGGAACGGGCGGGCACGATGAATGTGCGCTATCATGTTCTCGGCGGTCGCCTGTCGCCGCTCGATGGCATCGGCCCGGACGATCTCAACATCAAGGGACTGGTGGAACGTGTCGCGACCGGCGAGATCAGGGAAGTGATTCTCGCGGTCAACGCCACCGTCGAAGGTCAGACCACCGCGCATTACATCACCGACCAGCTAACGAGTTTCGACATTCGCGTCACCCGGCTTGCCCATGGCGTGCCGGTCGGCGGCGAACTTGATTATCTCGATGAAGGCACGCTTGCTGCCGCCTTGCGGGCGAGAACCACCCTCTAG
- a CDS encoding YbaB/EbfC family nucleoid-associated protein produces MRDMMGMMKQAKELQAKMKAMQDEIATMEASASSGGGLVTITLSGKGTLSALKIDPSLMKEEEVEILEDLIIAAHNDAKAKLEAAMAEKTQSLTAGLPIPPGFKLPF; encoded by the coding sequence ATGCGTGACATGATGGGCATGATGAAGCAGGCGAAGGAATTGCAGGCCAAGATGAAGGCCATGCAGGATGAGATCGCCACTATGGAAGCCTCGGCCTCTTCGGGCGGCGGGCTGGTGACGATCACGCTTTCCGGCAAGGGCACCTTGTCGGCGCTGAAGATCGACCCGTCGCTGATGAAGGAAGAAGAGGTGGAAATCCTCGAAGACCTGATCATCGCGGCGCATAACGATGCCAAGGCGAAGCTCGAAGCGGCCATGGCCGAAAAGACGCAGTCGCTGACCGCCGGTCTGCCGATCCCTCCGGGATTCAAGCTGCCATTTTAA
- the cmk gene encoding (d)CMP kinase — MPFIVAIDGPAASGKGTLARRIAIHYGMPHLDTGLTYRAVAKALIDKGLPLDDEAVAAEAALNLDLREMDKAVLSAHTIGEAASKVAVMPKVRRALVDAQRNFANALPSSVLDGRDIGTVVCPDAAIKLFVTASPEVRAERRYEEIVARGEKADFAEILADLKKRDERDTNRIDSPLRPAEDAHLLDTSEMSIEAAFLAAKKLIDHALAQHRG; from the coding sequence ATGCCGTTCATCGTCGCTATCGACGGACCGGCCGCCTCGGGCAAGGGAACCCTTGCCCGGCGCATTGCCATTCATTACGGCATGCCGCATCTGGACACGGGACTGACCTATCGCGCCGTCGCCAAGGCGCTTATCGACAAGGGCCTTCCCCTCGACGATGAAGCGGTGGCGGCCGAAGCGGCACTCAATCTCGATCTGCGCGAGATGGACAAGGCAGTCCTTTCCGCTCATACGATCGGCGAAGCGGCATCGAAGGTTGCGGTCATGCCGAAGGTCAGGCGTGCGCTTGTCGACGCGCAGCGCAATTTCGCCAACGCCCTGCCCTCAAGCGTGCTTGACGGGCGCGATATCGGCACAGTCGTCTGTCCCGATGCTGCCATAAAACTCTTCGTCACAGCCTCGCCGGAAGTCCGCGCCGAGCGTCGTTATGAAGAGATCGTGGCGCGCGGCGAGAAGGCGGATTTCGCGGAAATCCTGGCAGACCTCAAGAAACGCGACGAGCGTGACACAAACCGCATCGATTCTCCGCTCAGGCCCGCTGAAGACGCGCACTTGCTTGATACGAGCGAAATGAGTATAGAAGCGGCATTTCTAGCCGCAAAAAAGCTGATCGATCACGCTTTGGCGCAGCATCGGGGATGA
- a CDS encoding lytic murein transglycosylase yields the protein MAASHWKHALKTALGLAVILAVSPAVAAPSKAQIENQYRNWLEKDLWPEAKAAGVSRAVFDQAFAGVSINWKLPDLVIPGEKPSTPKEQKQAEFGAPGKYFNAKTMGAVTSGGKARYGQYASLLKRIEQKYGVPGPILLAVWGRESGFGTVKIPYNAYEVLGTKAYLATRKDMFRKELIAALEIASKGYIDENAMKSSWAGALGQPQFMPTSYLKHAVDFDGDGKRDIWNSVPDTLASIANYLKLHGWQKGRDWGFEVNVPQNVSCALEGPDQGKTIAEWAKLGITRVNNKPFPANEIKGEGFLLMPAGRYGPAFVVSPNFYVLKDYNMSDLYALFIGHVGDRVAYGAGDFSRAWGDVGSMYRSDIGAMQKRMQAQGYDVGKPDGLPGFKTRRSIGLWQAKNGLPSTCFPQPELLRQIR from the coding sequence ATGGCAGCAAGCCATTGGAAGCATGCTTTGAAAACTGCTCTGGGTCTTGCCGTCATTCTTGCTGTTTCTCCGGCTGTCGCGGCGCCTTCGAAGGCTCAGATTGAAAACCAGTATCGTAACTGGCTCGAGAAGGATCTCTGGCCGGAGGCGAAGGCAGCAGGTGTGTCCCGCGCCGTGTTCGATCAGGCTTTTGCCGGTGTGTCGATCAACTGGAAGCTGCCCGATCTTGTCATTCCCGGCGAAAAACCTTCGACCCCGAAAGAGCAGAAACAGGCAGAATTCGGTGCGCCCGGCAAATATTTCAACGCCAAGACGATGGGCGCTGTCACAAGCGGCGGCAAGGCGCGCTATGGCCAATATGCCAGTCTCCTGAAGCGCATCGAGCAGAAATACGGCGTTCCGGGGCCCATTCTGCTTGCCGTATGGGGTCGTGAATCGGGCTTTGGCACCGTCAAGATCCCCTACAATGCCTATGAGGTTCTCGGCACCAAGGCTTATCTGGCGACGCGCAAGGATATGTTTCGCAAGGAGCTGATCGCCGCGCTCGAAATCGCGTCCAAGGGTTATATCGACGAGAACGCGATGAAAAGCTCGTGGGCGGGCGCGCTGGGCCAGCCGCAATTCATGCCGACTTCCTATCTGAAGCACGCCGTCGATTTCGATGGCGACGGCAAGCGCGATATCTGGAATTCGGTACCCGATACACTCGCCTCCATTGCCAATTATCTGAAGCTTCACGGCTGGCAGAAGGGGCGCGACTGGGGCTTTGAAGTGAACGTTCCGCAGAACGTGTCCTGCGCGCTGGAAGGCCCCGATCAGGGCAAGACGATTGCCGAATGGGCAAAGCTCGGCATTACGCGGGTGAATAACAAGCCATTCCCAGCCAATGAAATTAAAGGCGAGGGCTTTCTGCTCATGCCTGCTGGCCGCTACGGTCCGGCCTTCGTCGTGAGCCCGAATTTCTACGTGCTCAAAGACTATAATATGAGCGATCTTTATGCACTGTTCATCGGTCATGTCGGCGATCGCGTCGCCTATGGCGCGGGCGATTTCAGCCGCGCATGGGGTGATGTCGGTTCCATGTATCGCTCCGATATCGGCGCGATGCAGAAACGCATGCAGGCACAGGGCTATGATGTCGGCAAGCCGGACGGTCTGCCCGGCTTCAAGACGCGCCGCTCGATTGGCCTGTGGCAGGCCAAGAACGGCTTACCGTCGACCTGCTTTCCGCAGCCCGAATTGTTGCGTCAGATACGCTGA
- a CDS encoding YeiH family protein, whose amino-acid sequence MPKMTYSKIQNILPGLGLSVAVAIAAIGLEKVEEHYAGRAWLEALVIAILLGTVVRTFLRPGKQFNKGIGFSAKLLLEIAVVMLGASISASAVVAAGSGLIFGIAGVVVVAITLSYGIGRLLKLPHRMAVLVACGNSICGNSAIAATAPVIGAGSEDVAASIAFTAILGVVVVLLLPLLVPLLGLSHTQYGVLAGLTVYAVPQVLAATAPVATISVQIGTLVKLVRVLMLGPVILALALLAGNKNADVKPGFFQLVPWFILGFLGMMALHSLHLIPETILPGIQYASTLLTIISMAALGLGVDIRSVASAGGRVTLTAVLSLVALCAISLGLIHMLSVA is encoded by the coding sequence ATGCCGAAAATGACATACTCCAAAATCCAGAACATCCTCCCAGGACTTGGCCTAAGCGTCGCCGTTGCAATAGCAGCGATCGGACTTGAGAAGGTTGAGGAGCATTATGCGGGGCGCGCCTGGCTCGAAGCGCTGGTGATCGCCATTCTCCTCGGTACGGTCGTGCGGACGTTTCTGCGTCCGGGCAAGCAATTCAACAAGGGCATCGGCTTTTCTGCCAAGCTTCTTCTGGAAATTGCCGTGGTGATGCTCGGCGCATCGATCAGCGCCAGCGCGGTCGTGGCAGCGGGTTCCGGGCTCATCTTCGGCATTGCAGGCGTTGTGGTGGTTGCCATCACGCTCAGCTACGGGATCGGGCGCCTGCTGAAGCTTCCCCATCGCATGGCCGTACTGGTCGCCTGCGGCAATTCCATTTGCGGCAATTCCGCCATCGCCGCCACAGCACCGGTCATCGGCGCGGGAAGCGAGGATGTGGCAGCCTCCATCGCGTTCACCGCAATTCTCGGTGTGGTCGTCGTGCTGCTCCTGCCGCTGCTCGTTCCGCTTCTGGGGCTGTCGCACACGCAATATGGCGTACTGGCCGGATTGACGGTCTATGCGGTGCCGCAGGTTCTGGCGGCCACAGCGCCGGTCGCAACGATCAGTGTCCAGATTGGTACGCTGGTGAAACTCGTGCGCGTGCTGATGCTGGGGCCGGTCATTCTCGCTCTGGCGCTTCTTGCCGGCAACAAGAATGCGGACGTCAAGCCAGGTTTCTTCCAGCTGGTGCCATGGTTCATCCTCGGCTTTCTTGGCATGATGGCGCTGCATTCGCTGCATCTGATCCCGGAAACGATCCTGCCCGGCATTCAATATGCCTCGACCCTTCTCACTATCATTTCGATGGCCGCGCTCGGCCTCGGCGTGGATATCCGTTCGGTCGCATCGGCAGGCGGTCGTGTCACGCTGACCGCCGTGCTTTCGCTGGTGGCGTTGTGCGCCATCAGCCTTGGTCTGATCCACATGCTCAGCGTTGCATAA